The following is a genomic window from Mycolicibacterium sp. TY81.
GGGTGCGGATCATCGTGTGGCACCAGATTGTGTGCCGTCCAGGCGATGCGCACGCCGCGCCGCTTCAGTGCTTGCAATTGGCGGTTGAATGCCGCGGCGCGGGCTTCGTATATCCACCGCACGTGGCTGGTGTGCGCTTCGGTGGACCAATGCAGATGCAGCCAATCGCCACTATGTAGCCGAGCCGATTCGATACTCAGAATATGCGGCGCGGAAACGTCCAGGCCTTCGGCGCGTAACCCTTCGATCATGTTGGGCAAATAGGGGTTGTCCAACCAGTGTGGCCATACCGCCACCCGAATGGGTTTTGTTTCCTTGGCGGCTGGTGCATCCAGAGTTGGCTGTGCAGGCCGGGTGAGCGAACGAGCCATGCGGCGGACTCTACAGTTATCCGCCCCGAATCTGCCACATATCTGTGAATTACCGGGATGTGCGCCAATTTCCTTTGATTAACAAACCAAACGGCCCTTTCTGCGCGCAATTCTGACGTGGGCAACAATTGCGTTGCCTCGCATATCTCTGGCAAATAACGTCACGTTCAGTCAATTGACAGATATGTCGCCGGCCGGCAATCCAGTACCGCTGAATATCGTGCATTTCGGTACGCCAATCGGCGCAATCGCATTCGCGGCACTGTCACAGCAACGTCGGGGCGGCCGGATACACGCCCCTCGGCGCCGATCGAGCAAACGGTGCTGTCGCATGCCCGGATTCCGGGCCCTGGCGCCGGCCGCAACGCCGGCAGCCGCGTGGGCCGCCATCGGGATTGGCCGAACCTCAGTTCGCGGCGTCTCACCGAAGCCCCGGCGGCGCAGTGTGGTGTACTTAGCTGCGACGGCTGCTGCTCTCGAATAAATCCCGGGTCCGTGTGTCCCGACCGAGCGTTGAGCGCGCTGAGATGATCGACCGGCGACCCCTCGGTGGTCGGAAAGTAACTGCGACGACGTGGAGTTCGGCTATATGAGATTGAGCGTGATTGGAACGGGCTATCTGGGTGCCGTTCACGCCGCTTGCATGGCGCATATCGGGCACGAGGTCGTCGCGTACGACACCGACGCGTCGAAGATCGCCGCCTTGTCGGCCGGCACCTCGCCGTTCTACGAGCCCGGGTTCGACGAACTGCTCGCCACGGTGCTGGCCACCGGCCGGCTGCGCTTCACACAGTCGGTGCAGGAAGCGGTGTCCGGTGCGGCGGTGCACTTCGTCTGTGTCGGCACCCCGCAGATGGCCGGCTCCGACGCCGCGAACATCGAGTACGTCGACAGCGCTTTCCGTGCGGTGGCCGCTAACGCCGACTGTGCGGGGCTGGTCGTCGGTAAGTCGACCGTTCCGGTCGGCACCGCCCAGCGCCTCGCCGACGAGGTCGCGAAGACCTCGACGGATCTCGAGGTCGCGTGGAACCCCGAGTTCCTCCGCGAGGGCAAGGCCATCGAGGACACGCTGCAGCCCGACCGCCTGGTGTTCGGGGTGACCTCCGAGTACGCCGAGAAGACGCTGCAGGAGGTGTACGGCTCCCTGCTCGACGGCGGCACGCCCTATCTGACGGCGGACCTTCCGACGTCCGAATTGGTGAAGGTCGCCGCCAATGCCTTTCTGGCGACCAAGATTTCGTTCATCAACGCCATGGCCGAGGTGTGCGAGATCGTCGACGCCGACGTGACGGTGCTCAGCCGCGCGCTCGGGTACGACGATCGCATCGGCAAGCGCTTCCTCAACGCGGGCCTGGGTTTCGGCGGCGGCTGCCTGCCCAAGGACATCCGGGCGTTCAGCGCCAGGGCCGGCGAGCTGGGCGCCTCGGACGCGCTGCGGTTCCTGCACGAGGTCGACAAGATCAACCTGCGCCGCCGGGAGAAGGCCGTGTCGGTCGCGCGTGCGGTCGTCGGCGGGGAGTTCCTCGGCCAGAGCATCGCCGTCCTGGGTGCCGCGTTCAAGCCCAACAGCGACGACGTCCGTGACTCGCCGGCACTGAACGTGGCTGCCGCGATGCACTTGAAGGGCGCCGACGTCCGCGTCCACGATCCGAAGGCGATCGACAACGCCAAGGCGCGGTTCCCGACGCTCGGCTACTTCGACAGTGCCGAGGCGGCCTGCCGCAACGCGGATCTGATCGTGCTGGCGACGGAGTGGGACGAGTACACCAACATCGACCCCGAGGCGTTCCGCTCGGTGGTGAAGGAGCCACGACTGTTGGACACCCGGAACGTCATCGACCGCGAGAGCTGGTCGCGTGCCGGGTGGCAGGTGTACTCGCTCGGTCGCGGCGGACTGCACGTCTGATCCGGGGCCGCGCCGCTGCTCGACGAACTTGCGATAGAGGAGATTGATCCATGGCGGGTCAGACGATCGACGTCATCATTCCGGTCCGCGACATGGCTGATCACCTTCCGGGGCTGCTGCGGCCCTTGCTCGATCAGCTGTCGGACGGTGACCGGGTCACGGTCGTCGACGACGCATCGGTCGACGACACCGCGGCGGTGGCGCGCGCACTGGGTGCCCGCGTCGTGACGCTGACGAACAGCCGGGGTCCGTACTACGCGCGGCAGGTCGCCGCGAGCCGGTCGGACGCCGACATTCTGCT
Proteins encoded in this region:
- a CDS encoding UDP-glucose/GDP-mannose dehydrogenase family protein, with product MRLSVIGTGYLGAVHAACMAHIGHEVVAYDTDASKIAALSAGTSPFYEPGFDELLATVLATGRLRFTQSVQEAVSGAAVHFVCVGTPQMAGSDAANIEYVDSAFRAVAANADCAGLVVGKSTVPVGTAQRLADEVAKTSTDLEVAWNPEFLREGKAIEDTLQPDRLVFGVTSEYAEKTLQEVYGSLLDGGTPYLTADLPTSELVKVAANAFLATKISFINAMAEVCEIVDADVTVLSRALGYDDRIGKRFLNAGLGFGGGCLPKDIRAFSARAGELGASDALRFLHEVDKINLRRREKAVSVARAVVGGEFLGQSIAVLGAAFKPNSDDVRDSPALNVAAAMHLKGADVRVHDPKAIDNAKARFPTLGYFDSAEAACRNADLIVLATEWDEYTNIDPEAFRSVVKEPRLLDTRNVIDRESWSRAGWQVYSLGRGGLHV